The following nucleotide sequence is from Parus major isolate Abel chromosome 4, Parus_major1.1, whole genome shotgun sequence.
CAGAACTTACTTTTAGAGATCCTTTGGCTGAAAGTAGAACAGGTAACCTTTCGAAGGGCATCACACAGCTCTCTGAATTCCATACCCAGGGGTCCAGAGGTGGGAGCAGGGTTATTTGCAGTTTTGCTTTGAGGAAgcaggggagagaaagaagCAGTTTTCCTTTCCGCACTGTGGGAGTGAGATCTAGTAGAGCAATTCGTCAGGAACTTCAACCCTGAAGGGCAAGGACTAAAGCTGGCAGTGAGGAGGCTAAAGACAGCACTGCTTTGGCTTGAGACAAGCACTTCAATTCCTTGTGTGCCCGAGCGAATGTAGAAATGGAGTTCTCTAGGGCCGAGGTGGCGTGCTGCAGGGCACCCTTAACACGGGACACGCTTGTCTCGGGCGTGTACGCGAAGGAAGGCCGGGGCCCGCAGGCAGTGCAGAGTTTTGGTGTGCCTGCTGTGGCACGGGCTTTGCGCTGCGGTGACTAACGTGTGCCCTGACCGCTTCTCCCCATAAGCCCATAATGTTCCGCGGCGAGGTGCGCCTGAAcgtggaggagaaaaaaaccagagcCGCTCGTGAGCGAGAGACGCGCGGCGGCGACGAGCGCAGGGATATTCGCCGCAACGAGAGAGGCCCGGGGGGACCCCGTGGAATAGTGGGTGGCGGCATGATGCGGGACCGTGACGGAAGAGGACCTCCCCCGAGAGGTGGCATGGCACAAAAACTCGGCTCTGGACGAGGAACCGGGCAGATGGAAGGCCGTTTCACTGGACAGCGTCGCTGAAATCTCCACTGTGGGCAGACAGTCTTGGCAGTGGTACATTATCCATCGTGTTTGCattcttgttaattttttttttcagctttggaaTGTGACACAGCCCTTCTGATCGTTTCTTTGATGTGAAAACATCCTTTAGTTTCCAATTTAAATTGAGGtggacattttttccccagtttcaCAACAGGAGTCACACTCTTAATTTATAAATGTGTACTTGGAGAATTGAGgactaaaaataaagagaaaaggaaaagaaacaaaacaaaagaccaGTTAACAATCTGCAACAGAAGTTGAACTAAAGGACCTGCCCGGTAGAATTCAGATCCTTTCAGTCAAAAACCCTCTGCTGCACATTTTGTGTAAGTGTTACCGTTTCTGCCTACTACTGTTGGAAACACAGATAGTGCAATTTGTGCAATTGGAGAagcttgccttttttttttctccttcttagAACACTCGGCTCCAAACAAACTCGTGTTTACGCACTCATCAAAATGCACTAATGGGTCCTCTGAACTCATTTGTACTGACAGCTGCAGGAGGCATCGGAGGGAAAACCTTCATCCTCTTACTCAGACAGAATAGCTTGGGGAACGATGCGGGCGTCTGCTCTGCTTGCTGTGACCAACCTCTGTACACACACAAACCTTAATAAGACTACACCTTTGTTCCAGAAGGAATGCAGTTAGCTGTAACCAGAACCCAGAGTTTCCGAGTCGTAGCCCTGAGTACGCAACAAGTTTGATAGCTCACGTCAGTTTTTTCTATCTGCCCCTCTTCAGTGCAGGGATGGCTGCTCAACAcactcctccttccccttcccccttcgAGAAGCGTTGTACAGTGAAACTTGTCTTGACTGTATTTGAGTTCTCTGGTAATGTAATAAGCATGATGGTGCCTTCTATGAATACATCATTCCAGTCTTGCTGGTGATTTTGTACAGTATAGTGTATGAAGTACTGTGCTGCAAAGCCAAGCGGCTGCAAagcatttaaaggaaataattggaaaattgtattaaaaaattgCAGTATCTTTCAATGAGTAAACGTTGCTAAAATGATCTTCCACCTTGCTCTTCAATTAACAAGTTCGCCTGGTTTTATTGCAGTgggggggaagggaggatgAAGGCATCCGAGTAGTCTCCAGGTTGTCTCTTTTCTTTAATCAGTGTCAGAGATAAAGAAAGTGGAGTTCTAATCTCTCTTGGACCCGAATTTCAGAAGTCAGTCCAGCACGGCGGGCGCTTCTGGCCAGCTCGTAATGGGTAGAACTAACCATCCTTTGTGAAGGTGAGCTTACCAAACGGGGATACTGCAATTTTCAGAGAACTGAACAGCGGCTCTTAAGTTCTTGCGTTTTCCAGTtgcacttttttaaaaacttgtaCTCATTTTGCACATAACTCTGAGCTGAAGTTGGCACTGAGGTGGCTCTGGGCGGACGGATAGAAAGGAGGCATCCTCTTGTGCAGTGTGAGCGGTGTGTTGTGTGTGGAGAGCTGTTTCTGGACCGTGTCCCAGAGCAGGTTCCCGCGCAGCGCGGGCGCTGGCTCcgggctggagagcagagggggTGTTTGTGTGTGCGTCCCTGCAAAGCGTGACCGCCCGCGGCTGCTCCTGAACACGGAACACTTCAAATGAAAGAAGGGCAGCTTCAGGCAAAAGCAGGGAGGGCATCCTGGCAGTCTGTCTCTGGATTATGCAATCATTTGCTGGTTTCCAGTAACGTGGAAGATTTTGCACATCTTTTCTCATACGCTAGGCGAGGGGAAGTGGCATCTGTCTGTTCTCTCCCAAACTTGAGGTCTTCTGTGTTCCATGGTAAGTCTTGCACTATTTTCATAcgctttttttttctgggacaCATTTCTACCAATTggcattttcatatttcaggtttttttttgttgaaggTCTTGCAATTTCAGCTGTTACCTGGAAATCTGTAGTACTTGAAGTGCTCGCCACACAACTCCACTCGTTAGGTTTGAAGCCCTCGGACAAATTGCTTGTCATCGGTCAGCAGTTTGCCACCAGTGTGGTTTGTGTAGCCtggaggttgtttttttccttctgtagtgCTGTGGTGTTTCGCTGCCACCTAATTCGTTTGTATGGCAAATGGCACTGGAAATAATCGACAACAAGAACGGAGTAGTAAAAAGAGCTCCTGGGCCATTTTTGGATTGCTTCTTGTTTAAGTGACACGAACCCTTGGAACATCATCCAGAGAAGTTTACATGGTGATAGCTCACCTGCTGTACTGTGGACTCTTATGTGTTCTTGACCCTCTTAATAGTACATGTACCTCTTAGAGCAAAGGAAGGGATTCACTGACCATTACTGTTAGTCGCTGATTTGTGAATGGTGGGAGTATTTTGTCATTACAGTTCTACTTCAACAAACTTGGCTGACCATCTTGACTTTAGTAGGTATTCGAGACAGTGGATTACCATCTTTATTGCTGTAACTTGTCAAGCATTATATGCTAGTAGATTCTAGTTTAATTGTTGCAGGtggaaagtatttttacttttaagttTCCATTCTGAATGTGTTTTGACTAAACATACCAATAAACTACTGATGTCTGCAGCATTTATCCATGTCCCTAATTCTCTTGCATGCAGGTGGCTGTAGAGCCCTGGCAGCCCTCGCTCACAGAAAAGATTGTAAGAACATCGTTGCTGACCTGGCCGGTGACAGCagcaagctgcagcagcacagcatcagGTGTTTGACTTTGGTGGCTTCTCTCACCTTGGGGTGTGTGTGGCCCGGGGAGGAGCTGAGCTCCTCTCAGACGTGTCCAGCTgggattcctctgcagcctgccaggctgcagcatccGGCTTAAGTGGTTACGGCAGTGGTGCTGGGAGGAGCGGCAGCTGAGCTGTCTGTAGAAAAAACAGACCAGAGTCGCTTGCTCTCCTCTTTACTGTCACTGAGTCTTGATGGTGCACAAGTGATTGCCCCCCAGTTCctgtatttttacttcttgtGTTTGTTGGCAGTTAGCCAGAAGGATCGTGAAAGGGTTATTCTTGCACTGCTCATAGAAAAGGTGTGGCTAAATCATGGAATCTCGGAAGCTCCTGTTGGCTGTGTCTTGTTGAGGGCATGTCTTGGCTGTAATGTTTCCTGATAAAAGGCAGTTAGGAAGTGACTGAAAAGTAATACAGTTCTGTGAGTTGGAGTACTGGAATGAAAAAACTGGATCCTGTACAAGTCCCAAAGCCAGAGTCGCCTCTCAGAGGAGCACCTTCCACAGCTACAAGATCTGCTGATCTCCAAAGGTCTCCAGAGAAACACGATCCCCTCTGCCGCCGTTGGGGGCCTGCAGCCTTCAGACCTTGGTGCCTCAGGTTGTGAGGTAAATTGTGCTGGTTCATGTTATCTGGGGCtgaggggcagggcaggagataATGCTGCCTGAAATGCCACAGCCAGGTCAGCCAGGACCTGGCTTTACTTGTGCCATGAATTGTTCAAGAGGAGGAAATGCCAGGACAGCTGAGGGTTGTGAGGAAGCAGCGGCCTGCTTGGTGCTGCAGAGGCCTCGTTCCttcccctggcagtgcccacaCTCCGATGCCTTTCCAGAGTCTGGTGCCTTTGTAGTACAGCGATTGCTGGGGGTCTGCATGTCATGTGGATAAATACAGCTTGGAAGGATGATTTATTGGACATGGTAGAAGAAGATAGCAGGCTGTTTGATAACCCTTGGGAAAACCATTGGTTAAAGCTTGCCTGCTTGCAGCTTAGGAAGTAATTTTCCCTTTGGTTTGTGCTCTGCCTCGTATTTCTGGGCCTGAGCTGAAAGGAGACACCTTGGTAgtggtgctgcagctcttgctgtTCCCTCAGAAGGGTGGGAGCAGTGTCTGTGTGCAGGAATGAAAGCTGagagcagcttctgcagctgctgacaggATGTTTCCCTTGGCTGCCTTGTTGCAGTGCAGGCCTCATTGCATGCCTGTCCCTAACGCTGCAGTCAGTATTCAGTAGCTAAAGCACGAGTGCACCAAGGATCTGCAAGTTCCCTGCGCACAGAAACCCACTGGGCTCTGGAGCCCTTGCAGCCAACGAATGCCAAAGTGCAGCTACCtgagtgctgctctgggaaacgTCACCACATTTGTCCAGAGGGACCAAGGACACAAATCCGGCTGTTGTGTCACCTCCTGGGCACTGCCCTGCCACAAGCCGGTAAGGAGCGGCTGTGCTGTGCCCGGAGCTCGCATGAGGGCTTGTGGGTCTGGGATAGGGCGGCTCATTGTTGGCATGGCCAGGACCGCGTCCCATCGCTGGCTCAGCTGCCCCCAGCAAGGAGAGGAAACACCACCTGTCTGGGCAGGCTCACAGCACGGCgcctgctctgccacagcctctCGTGGAGCATCGCAGGGGCGGTGAGAGCTGCTGCCGTTTCCCCGAGAAGGAGCACTTGGATTTTCCCTGCCATGTCGGCCTCTGCTGATGTGCTCCTGCAGTCTGCACGCAGGcattgctgtgctgggggcacaggaggggcactctgtggctgcagcaggccTGTGTCTCCATCGAACTGCTTACGggaatgaataaagaaaaaagactcCGGATGTAAAGGAGTGTCAACCACGGTTCGTGTTCCTCCGTAATAAAACAACCTGCAAAAATGAGCCTCTTCATCCCAGGGGGCTGCAGTGTGAGACCCATGTGTTGCTGCTGGACAGCCTCGTCTGCAATGGGACCCGGCTCTCCCTCTCCCAACCGGGCCTCTCTGCCAGCGGCGGCCGCTCGGGAACGGGGAGAGCTGGGATCGCTTCTCCCCGGGAATGCTCAGGGACCCAAcccggccgccgccgctggGGGCTGCCGCAGGTGCGGTTCTGGGAGCGGGCAGGGCCCGGCAGGGACGCGGGGCTGTCCAGGGCCGAGAGGGGCTGTTCGGCTCTGCCGGGGCGAGCCGCGGGCACGGGAGCCGAGCGTGCGGCATCTGGGCAGCGGGATCGGGCCCGGTCGCGTCCGGCGTTCGAACGCCGCGCTGAGGGCCCCGGGACAGCGGCTGCGGGGGACAGAGCTCGCTGTGGGGCTGCTGCGGAGCGCTTGGGCCCGGCCCGCCTCGGCTTCAGCGGGATGCGCCGTGCGGGCGCTCCCGAGTTCAGCCGAACAGAGCCGAGCGCAGCCGAACCTATGAGCGGTTCCGAGTTcagccgagccgagccgagcgCAGCCGAACCTAGGAGCGGTTCCGAGTTCAGCCGAACAGAGCCGAGCGCAGCCGAACCTAGGAGCGGTTCCGAGTTCGGTCGAACAGAGCCGAGCGCAGCCGAACCTAGGAGCGGTTCCGAGTTCGGCCGAACGAGCCGAACTGGACCGAAACAGGTGGGCGGTTCCGAGGTTAGCCGAACGGATCCGAGTCCAGCCGAAGCCAGCCGAGCTCGGTCGGAGCCAGCGAGCGGGCCGGTGCGGGAAGGCTGCGGCCGGCTCCCGTTCAACACCGGGCCGTCCTCACGGGGGACCCTCGCTGTTGTGTTCAGAGCGCCGGGAGCGCGGCCCCCGCCTCGCCCGGGACAGCACCGGGCTCGGGTTCTCGTACGGGGCCCGGACGGCGAAGCCGGGACGCTCGCACGGGAGCTCGGGGGCACCGGGGCGGGGTCACAAAAGCAGCGGCGGGAGAAGCGGAGCTTTCGTCGGAGCTCCGAGCTCTGCGCCGAGggagcagcggcggcggcgacACGGGACAGGTGAGGGGTGGCGGGACCGGGGGCCTGGCCGGAGCCGGGGACCGGGAACTTTGGGAGGGACCGGGAGCTTTGGGGGGGACCGGGGTTGGGGGAGTCCGCGACCCGAGCCTCCCCGGGCCGCGAGATGAAATATGTCCTAGCAAATGACGCGGTTTTGTTGCCATAGGACAGGAAATGTCTGTCCAGGGAGTTTCTTGCAGTGAAGGGCGTGATTTAGGTGGTgagcttttcaggaaaaaaatttaaaaggatttttaaaaaactaattgAGACGTGAAAAGTGCCTTTAATCAGGGTTGTTTGCAACTCTTTGCAAGAGGCTTGGTTTGTGGCTGGTgtaaaatgtatctttttttttggaagagagCTTCTGGCTAATCATCTTCAGATCGAGCAGTAACTTTGAAACTTCTCTTAATGCGTAATTATAATGGCTGAAGTAAAGCCTAAAATGCACACGCAATTGAACCAGGGTATTAAAGTCTCGCTAAATGTCTTACCACCATTCATATTCTTTCATAAAAACTTTCCAAGagcaataaagagaaaaaaaccccgCTGAAATACAGACTCTCTGCCAATATATTCTACTGTGAACAGCCTTTCGGTGTAGGCGGCGCTGCAGAGCTCTCCCTTACGGTGGCGGTCaccagcacacagggacaggtgTAATTTTATAAAGCCtttatttattgttctttttttttcttaagtgatGGAATTGAAAAGAACGTAGTTtgacaaaacacagaagatTCACAAAGTATTCATTCAGTACCAAAGGAAAAAGGGTAAGAGGTGCGAGAAGTGAGACAGAAAGTTTTTTCGTCGTGTTTCTCCCACTGGCAGCCTAGATtggagagacaaaaaaaaaaataagcgGATGGAAGGGTGGGCAGGAAGGGGcagacagactgacagacaAAGGTATTTGTGCATTTCTGCTGTTACCTACCTTAGGTTAAGCACCAATTCCTAGTGTGGCTCTGCTCTGGATTATTAGCTTAGCACCCTAGGAAAAGGAACACGAACAGTTGTGAGAGGGAAACCAAGGAGAAAAGTAGTTTGTGCTTGAGAAGGGTTTGTTAGAAACCTGAACTTGTGCCTGAATGATGGCTCAGAGGGTTCATGGTACCTCCTGACCCTGGAACCCAAGTGCCCCTGCATGTCGTGTATCTTCCCATTTTGccaaagcagaaaggaaacttTTGGGACTGATTAGAAACgaaataattatttcctaaGTCTTCCCAATATATTTAACCATGCAACACTTTGgatgtaaataaaaaagaattcaaCTAATCAGCAGTTTGAGATATCAGTAATAGTTGTGTGCTCTACATTAGATTGATGCTGCTACTGCAAACTGTCATTTGTGCTTCCTGGCAATGCAATATGGCTCTGGATAAACTTCTCCTGTGGCATGATAGCTGAACTCCCAGTACAGCTGGATTTGCTAGGCACTTCTGAGAGCTGATCCAGATGCACTTTTTACTGGTTATCTCTGAATTTTGTAAGGATCTGTAGCACAAAAGCAAGTTCATGTGTGCTAGAGATGAAGTTAAATTCCACACGTGGATATTTTTTGACTGTGGCTTGCAGATACTTGGCTCTTTTGACAAGGCCCAAGAGAACTTTGTCTAATCTGGGACTGAGATGTGCTTTGAGCAGGTGGTTTGCCTAAATTACCCCCTACAACCTTTCCATGTGAAATTGTTCAGTGACTATAATGTGTGCAGCCAAGACAGACAAAGCTCTGGCCATTTCCTGCAAGGGCACATGGACAAGTGACCACAGCAGTTTGCAGAACAACCTTCTAGTGCAGTTTCCAAGTTCCTGTATATatggtttaggtttttttgtttgtgaggttttttgttgggttgttttggggtttttctgtgtgtgtgtggttttttgttttgcgtgtttttaaaaaaaggagacagTACCTCTTCCCCAAGGCATGAGTCAATATCTGACTGCTTGCAGCACTTTTCCATCATGGCAGAGAAACCCCCACCGATGGTCTTGATTTGTTCCTCTGTCATCTGGGGCTTGCGCTTGACGAGGTTGATGAGCAATCTGAGAACAGAGCCACAAGACAGGATTAATCTCACCTGCTGTAGTCGGTccccccaggcacagcccatTTAGGAGAGGTTTTTGTCATGCCCAGATGAGCCTGGGCCTGTCTGTGACTCCACACTCCCAGTCTAGCAGAACCATCGGTTTGTTTTGTATTAACTCAGTGACAGGGGGGGAAAAACTTAGGGAAATGATCTGTGTGTTGTCTTAGTTAAGTACCTCTCAAGATCTGCACTGGCAGTGGGCCTACATGAAAAAAGGTCAGTTAGGAGGGAGATTTTAAGTGaggaaaaaattcagttttgcttctTGCAAACTCTGTGATGGTGTATGCTGACCAGGTCAGTGCAAACACATAGCTCCATCTGGTTTTCTCTGGCACTAGTGCAGCCCCAGTCAGGTGACAAAACAGGGTGTAGCTTCCTTCTGCACCCCCCAAAGTGCTACCCTTCAAAAGTTTCCCCACAAGGTGTTTCTTGGCGCTTACTTCAGCTGCCCTGCTTCACGCTCAGCTGGAGGAGTAGTGCacattttttcatcaaaatggAACATCATGGGGTCAAATGGGGGAGGCACATATTTGGTGTCGACGCCCATGGCAGTGAAACATGGTCTCCTGTAAGAGTAGAGTTCATTGCAGCACTGTGAAACCTGCTCGTTGATAGGGGTGCTCTCCTGTCTCTTGCACATGTCTTCAATGACGAT
It contains:
- the LOC109022604 gene encoding uncharacterized protein LOC109022604, coding for MRRAGAPEFSRTEPSAAEPMSGSEFSRAEPSAAEPRSGSEFSRTEPSAAEPRSGSEFGRTEPSAAEPRSGSEFGRTSRTGPKQVGGSEVSRTDPSPAEASRARSEPASGPVREGCGRLPFNTGPSSRGTLAVVFRAPGARPPPRPGQHRARVLVRGPDGEAGTLARELGGTGAGSQKQRREKRSFRRSSELCAEGAAAAATRDRWIFHAMHQGGPVSQSLCSVCWSNTVWGSQFPE